Proteins encoded in a region of the Buteo buteo chromosome 11, bButBut1.hap1.1, whole genome shotgun sequence genome:
- the LOC142036353 gene encoding uncharacterized protein LOC142036353 has translation MGVLAAGLEGQGGLSGGGRRKEPRGPDAQSQASHRLSGRACVPSVCREGKARGAESRALRGAGWAKSKRQAVRARWRLRPLQLQGSPGNRALLGHGISSSLMTPVLGSRVFQAQLSRTKMSCYDLCPPKTGVAVPQPIAESCNELCARQCPDSTAFIQPPPVVVTFPGPILSSFPQQAVVGSSGAPAFGGNLGLGGLYGAGATLGSGGLCTFGRPYASPACSPCALPRYSKKLWDTCGPC, from the coding sequence ATGGGCGTGCTGGCAGCAGGCTTGGAGGGCCAGGGCGGGCTGAGTggcggagggaggaggaaggagccccGTGGCCCAGACGCGCAGAGCCAGGCCTCGCACAGGCTCTCGGGGAGGGCTTGCGTGCCCTCTGTGTGCAGAGAGGGCAAGGCAAGGGGTGCGGAGAGCAGGGCGCTGaggggggctggctgggcaAAGAGCAAGCGGCAGGCAGTGCGGGCAAGGTggcggctccggcccctccagctccagggcagccctgggaaCAGGGCACTGCTCGGCCACGGGATCTCCTCCTCGCTCATGACACCTGTCCTTGGCTCCCGCGTGTTTCAGGCTCAGCTCTCTCGCACAAAGATGTCTTGCTACGACCTGTGCCCACCGAAAACCGGCGTCGCCGTCCCCCAGCCCATCGCTGAGAGCTGCAACGAGCTGTGCGCCCGGCAGTGCCCCGACTCGACGGCCTTCATCCAGCCGCCCCCCGTCGTCGTCACCTTCcccggccccatcctcagctccttcccccagcaagCCGTGGTGGGCTCCTCCGGAGCACCCGCCTTTGGGGGCaacctggggctgggaggcctCTACGGCGCCGGCGCCACCCTGGGCTCGGGGGGCCTCTGCACCTTTGGCAGACCCTACGCTTCTCCCGCCTGCAGCCCTTGTGCCTTGCCCCGCTACAGCAAGAAGCTGTGGGACACCTGTGGGCCCTGCTAG
- the LOC142036354 gene encoding feather keratin 3-like: protein MSCYDLCPPKTGVAVPQPIAESCNELCARQCPDSTAFIQPPPVVVTFPGPILSSFPQQAVVGSSGAPAFGGNLGLGGLYGAGATLGSGGLCTFGRPYASPACSPCALPRYSKKLWDTCGPC, encoded by the coding sequence ATGTCTTGCTACGACCTGTGCCCACCGAAAACCGGCGTCGCCGTCCCCCAGCCCATCGCTGAGAGCTGCAACGAGCTGTGCGCCCGGCAGTGCCCCGACTCGACGGCCTTCATCCAGCCGCCCCCCGTCGTCGTCACCTTCcccggccccatcctcagctccttcccccagcaagCCGTGGTGGGCTCCTCCGGAGCACCCGCCTTTGGGGGCaacctggggctgggaggcctCTACGGCGCCGGCGCCACCCTGGGCTCGGGGGGCCTCTGCACCTTTGGCAGACCCTACGCTTCTCCCGCCTGCAGCCCTTGTGCCTTGCCCCGCTACAGCAAGAAGCTGTGGGACACCTGTGGGCCCTGCTAg
- the LOC142036356 gene encoding feather keratin 3-like, with product MSCYDLCPPKTGVAVPQPIAESCNELCARQCPDSTAFIQPPPVVVTFPGPILSSFPQQAVVGSSGAPAFGGNLGLGGLYGAGATLGSGGLCTFGRPYASPACSPCALPRYSKKLWDTCGPC from the coding sequence ATGTCTTGCTACGACCTGTGCCCACCAAAAACCGGCGTCGCCGTCCCCCAGCCCATCGCTGAGAGCTGCAACGAGCTGTGCGCCCGGCAGTGCCCCGACTCGACGGCCTTCATCCAGCCGCCCCCCGTCGTCGTCACCTTCcccggccccatcctcagctccttcccccagcaagCCGTGGTGGGCTCCTCCGGAGCACCCGCCTTTGGGGGCaacctggggctgggaggcctCTACGGCGCCGGCGCCACCCTGGGCTCGGGGGGCCTCTGCACCTTTGGCAGACCCTACGCTTCTCCCGCCTGCAGCCCTTGTGCCTTGCCCCGCTACAGCAAGAAGCTGTGGGACACCTGTGGGCCCTGCTAg